The DNA window GTATTTCAGATAAAATGTTATATGCAACAAATGCTTTTGGGACTCGAACACTGTCATAGTCGGGGTATACTTCATCGAGACATTAAGGGTTCAAATCTTCTAATTGGTGATAATGGTGTTCTAAAGATCGGAGACTTTGGTCTGGCGACGTCTTTTAAGCCCAACCAAAAGCAGCCATTAACAAGTCGTGTTGTAACACTGTGGTATAGGGCTCCTGAGCTTTTGCTTGGTGCAACAGAATATGGAGTGGCCATTGATATGTGGAGTGCTGGCTGCATCCTTGCTGAATTATTTTCTGGAAAGCCTATCATGCCTGGAAGAACAGAGGTACTCCCATTTCGGGGCTCAAATTCACTCCTTGATCTCTACTTCCCTAGAAAAAATTACAGTTTCCTCCATGCTTACAATCAAAAAAGAGTTTAATCATCAAGCACTAAATCCAATCTATTTCTAACTTTTTTTCATCTCATTAACGAACTAGCGCCTGTTTCTTCATGCATTTATTAACTGAGAGAGTTGAAACAATTGCTAGGTGGAGCAAATGCATAAAATATTCAAGCTTTGTGGTTCACCTTCTGAGGAGTACTGGAGTAAATCAAAACTTCCACTTGCTACTAGTTTTAAGCAACAAAACCCATATAAGCGCGGTATTGCTGATACATTCAAGGACTTGCCTCCGACAGCTTTGGCCCTTGTTGACACCTTACTTTCAATAGAACCAGAAAACCGCGGCACTGCTTCTTCTGCACTCAATAATGAGGTAATGTCAAAAACTCGTCTCTCCCTTACTAACTTTATATTCCTTCTGGAAAGTAGTTTTTCCTATTTTccctgaagaagaaaaatatttccaaCTTTAGTGATTGATAAATGCTGTTAATATCAATCCTATCAATCCTTGCATATCTATAATTAAGTGGAAGTTTTCTTGTCACTTTCATAGGAACAGTTACATTAAAAAATTGCTCCCACTTAAGAAGGTGAACAATTCCTCAGCGAAGAGCTAAAGAGAAGATGAATTCacataaactcaaaaatttatCATAACATGCCATTGTTTGTTGTCAAGCTATGTCTTTTGTGATGATCTTATGTGACTTGGCTTTCTTGTTTGATGTAAAAATCAAAGAGAAAAGCTCTTTATCTgatcaattttatttgttaagcatctattttgaaaaaaatttcataacttcAACACTTGTCCTGGCACGATGATATTTGTTTTTAGGCTATGCATTTTGCAATGACCTATGTAGCCTGCCACTGCCAATCGATGATACGAGGCaactttgttgttttgttttggGAAATCATTTGTTCAATATATTAGAATACGTTGTTCATCTCCTATAAATTTCACTACCAAAAGAAATgctttatatatttcttctttggtttTACTTTTCAGTTCTTCAAAGCGAATCCCCTACCTTGTGATCCATATAGTTTACCAAAGTATCCTCCAAGCAAGGAATACGATACTAAGGTTCGAGATCAAGAAGCAAGAAGGTATACTGCATTAGTTGCATATGTACATTACTGCTCAGTTATGTTTTCTGAATCCAGCATATGCATGTTATTCAGATGTTACATTAATATATTTAGTACAACTCATTTCATCTCATTCTGCTTAGATTAATGTAAAGTTGTCgcttattttttctcaattttgtttctTCTATTCTCCTTTTGTATTTCTATAGTATAATGCTCTAAGCCTCTAACGaatattgtttgaaattaatAACGTGGGGGCTTAGTGACAGTTCAACACAATCATGCAACCTAATTTTGATGGCTACTTCTCAGGCTGCCTTGGAGTATGAGAATATCAAACTAAGTAGGAGTAATATGTTAAAAAAACTTGACAAATGGAGAGATCGGATAAAGCAAGCTCTCATGGGTTAAAAACTGGTTCCTACTCTGACCAAAATTAAGATTGACTTGTAATTTTGTTCTCATGCTTTGATTATGTATGTTTACTATCAAGTTCTCCAAAGAAAGTGCAGCTTTCTTGTAACCAAACTTTTCTGTTCTTTCATATAGTTTCACAGTTATGTTATCTTAATCACAGGCGAAAGGCTGAGGCTGGAAAAGGACATGGAGCTGAAACAACAAAGAAGTCATCGGGACAAGCAAAGGAAGAACCGACAACAGAATTCAATGCTCACGGACaggttttattttcttctagTTGTCCAAGACTTCTACAGAATCTTCGCATTTTCTTGCTTAAGACCCCGTTGTTGCACCAGTGGCTAATGCAAATAATTGCAGGGACAGACTAGCAAAAGCATCAGAGTGAAATACAATGCTCTCGAGGACAATAGAGCTGGTTTCTCTATAGAGCCACCAGCATTGAGATACGGACTCACTCATTCTAATTCAGTGATCCATCCTAATACATCTGGTTACACATGGACTAACAAAGCAAAGGAGGATTCAAGTGCAATCAATGAACGGGCATATCCCGCTTCCCAACATGGCGTACAGCTTTCAAGGCAGGGTTCTCACAAGCCTCGAGCTGCAGGAGAGTTTTCAAGCATTCGTTCAAGGAGAGATGATAGGTCATCTGGTGGAGATTCCACGGTGTGTTCCTTGGATAAAAAATTTCCCATTATCTAGCATGCTATTAAACCCAGAGTTATTACTTATTAGTAATATATAAACAAACACTCAAACTTGACCTCAACTAGCAAGTAAGCACTCCAACTTTGAGAGTGCACACCTCAACTTGTTCTCAACTGGCAACTTAACACTCCAACTCGTCCCCACTTTGCCTTGTAGACACCCAATGCTGACATGACACATACATTTTGGAGGtgtctagatgatcattttgCAAGTTGAAGTGTTCATCTGACACAATAGAgacaagttgaggtgtctagatgtgcatactcaaagttggagcGCTTAGTTGCCAGTTGAGGCAAAGTTAAAGCTTCTAAGTATTATGCCTTCCCTTATTATCTATTCAAAGATCAGTTAACTGATCTGATAGACACAAACGCACAGAGGTCTAATAGTCAAGTAATCAAGGATCCATTTAGGACGTTGAGCAAAATGGTATCAGCGTTACATGTTCTGAGAAGAAATTGATTCATTTGCAGTGGCAGAAAAATGTTATTGGTCCCACACAACACACACAAGCAGAGATGTAGGATGTTCTTAGGTCCAATGATTGAGTCATCCAGGATCCACTAGCAGTTGAGCTGCAGAGTTAGCTTATGATTATTTGAGaagaaattttgatttgataacTAACTTCCTGTTTTTTCATGTGCTGTTTTTACATTTTGAACTTTTCCTCCTTTTTTGAGCTTTCTTGAGTTTAACTTGCGCCGCCCCTCGCTTCAGGTTTATGTGCCAAAGAGA is part of the Solanum stenotomum isolate F172 chromosome 8, ASM1918654v1, whole genome shotgun sequence genome and encodes:
- the LOC125875151 gene encoding probable serine/threonine-protein kinase At1g54610 → MHLFDRIYCCRLMGCICSKGSSTDHDDVVEHEKEKEIQVDKSSVQLVAPSVREEIKEIVKPNVTSEDNGVTTKVDDNEKTRIRERPKDGRFKRQSTMDFGLIRSRSRVVNMPHGAIGELCAAGWPLWLSSVAQEAIQGWVPRSAESFEKLNKIGQGTYSNVYKARDLETDKIVAMKKVKFVNMDPESVRFMAREICILRRLDHPNVMKLEALVTSRISGSIYLVFEYMEHDLAGLSSAPGIKFTEPQIKCYMQQMLLGLEHCHSRGILHRDIKGSNLLIGDNGVLKIGDFGLATSFKPNQKQPLTSRVVTLWYRAPELLLGATEYGVAIDMWSAGCILAELFSGKPIMPGRTEVEQMHKIFKLCGSPSEEYWSKSKLPLATSFKQQNPYKRGIADTFKDLPPTALALVDTLLSIEPENRGTASSALNNEFFKANPLPCDPYSLPKYPPSKEYDTKVRDQEARRRKAEAGKGHGAETTKKSSGQAKEEPTTEFNAHGQGQTSKSIRVKYNALEDNRAGFSIEPPALRYGLTHSNSVIHPNTSGYTWTNKAKEDSSAINERAYPASQHGVQLSRQGSHKPRAAGEFSSIRSRRDDRSSGGDSTVYVPKRSRLLHSGPLMPQGGSMEDMLKEHERQIQEAVRKARQDKTRPE